The Microcoleus sp. AS-A8 genome contains a region encoding:
- a CDS encoding ferredoxin-NADP reductase, producing MYSPSAAANSANTTELSNRMFVYEVVGLRQSTATDSLNYPIRQSGSVFITVPYSRMNQEMQRITRLGGKIVSIQPLSADNQANGKAAAKAQPKAEPGAEPQQVQSEEKGKPMTQAKSKADIPVNIYRPNAPFIGKCISNKELVKEGGIGTCRHLTFDISAGDLRYLEGQSIGIIPDGTDDKGKPHKLRLYSIASTRHGDNLDDKTVSLCVRQLEYKHPETGETVFGVCSTFLCNIEEGADVKITGPVGKEMLLPDDPEATVIMMATGTGIAPFRAFLWRMFFEQHEDYKFKGLAWLIFGVTTTPNILYKEQLEELQEKFPDNFRLTYAISREQKNSEGGRMYIQHRVGEHADDLWSLMQKPNTHTYICGLKGMEDGIDAALTVAAQKNDVTWSDYQRQMKKAGRWHVETY from the coding sequence ATGTACAGTCCTAGCGCGGCTGCGAATTCCGCAAATACTACGGAATTGAGTAATCGCATGTTTGTTTACGAAGTGGTGGGTCTACGTCAGAGCACAGCAACTGACAGCTTGAACTACCCGATTCGACAAAGCGGCAGTGTATTTATCACAGTGCCTTATAGTCGGATGAATCAAGAGATGCAGCGGATTACCCGCCTGGGTGGAAAAATTGTCAGTATCCAGCCTCTCTCGGCTGACAATCAAGCCAACGGAAAGGCCGCCGCAAAAGCTCAACCTAAAGCTGAACCAGGAGCTGAACCACAGCAAGTCCAGTCAGAAGAGAAAGGCAAGCCTATGACTCAAGCAAAATCGAAAGCTGACATTCCTGTCAACATCTACCGCCCCAACGCGCCCTTTATTGGTAAGTGCATCTCCAATAAAGAACTGGTCAAGGAAGGGGGAATCGGTACTTGCCGTCACCTGACCTTCGACATTTCTGCCGGAGATTTACGCTATCTCGAAGGTCAGAGTATCGGCATCATCCCCGACGGAACCGATGACAAGGGCAAACCTCATAAGCTACGGCTGTACTCCATTGCCTCAACTCGTCATGGCGATAATTTAGACGATAAGACCGTTTCTCTTTGTGTTAGACAGCTAGAGTACAAGCATCCCGAAACAGGTGAAACAGTTTTCGGCGTTTGCTCCACGTTCCTATGCAATATTGAGGAAGGCGCAGACGTAAAAATCACCGGCCCGGTGGGTAAAGAGATGTTGTTACCCGACGATCCGGAAGCCACCGTAATTATGATGGCGACAGGAACTGGAATTGCACCATTCCGGGCTTTCCTATGGCGGATGTTCTTTGAGCAACATGAAGATTATAAGTTTAAGGGTCTAGCTTGGTTAATCTTTGGTGTAACCACGACTCCAAACATTCTCTACAAGGAGCAGTTGGAGGAGTTGCAGGAGAAATTCCCAGATAATTTCCGCCTTACCTATGCCATCAGCCGCGAACAAAAAAATTCCGAAGGCGGTAGAATGTACATCCAGCATCGGGTTGGGGAACATGCTGACGATCTCTGGAGCTTGATGCAGAAACCCAATACTCACACCTACATCTGTGGTCTTAAGGGTATGGAAGACGGTATTGATGCCGCACTTACCGTTGCTGCCCAGAAAAATGATGTAACCTGGTCTGACTATCAACGGCAAATGAAGAAAGCCGGTCGCTGGCACGTTGAAACCTACTAG
- the ftsH2 gene encoding ATP-dependent zinc metalloprotease FtsH2 encodes MKISWRIILLWTIPALVIGFFLWQGTFSTPAADMGRNTASTRMTYGRFLEYLDAGRVTSVDLYDGGRTAIVEAVDTELDNRIQRLRVDLPSNAPELVAKLRESNISLDAHPARNDGAIWGLLGNLIFPILLIAGLFFLFRRSSNITGGPGQAMNFGKSKARFQMEAKTGILFNDVAGIEEAKEELQEVVTFLKQPERFTAVGARIPKGVLLVGPPGTGKTLLAKAIAGEAGVPFFSISGSEFVEMFVGVGASRVRDLFKKAKENAPCLVFIDEIDAVGRQRGAGIGGGNDEREQTLNQLLTEMDGFEGNTGIIIIAATNRPDVLDTALLRPGRFDRQVIVDAPDMKGRVGILDVHARNKKLAPEVSIEAIARRTPGFTGADLANLLNEAAILTARRRKEAITMLEINDAVDRVVAGMEGTPLVDSKSKRLIAYHEIGHAIVGTLIKDHDPVQKVTLIPRGQAQGLTWFTPNEEQGLITRAQLKARISGALGGRAAEEEIFGYSEVTTGAGGDLQQVTGMARQMVTRFGMSDLGPMSLESQEGEVFLGGGLTSRAEYSEVIASRIDEQVRVIVEHCHDDARRIIRDNRVVIDRLVDLLIEKETIDGQEFRQIVAEYTDVPDKEQYVPQL; translated from the coding sequence ATGAAAATTTCCTGGAGAATAATATTACTTTGGACAATACCCGCCCTTGTTATAGGGTTTTTTCTATGGCAGGGAACTTTTTCGACGCCTGCCGCTGATATGGGTAGAAACACGGCGAGCACTCGAATGACCTATGGTCGCTTTTTGGAATATTTAGATGCCGGGAGAGTCACCAGTGTTGACCTTTATGATGGTGGTCGGACGGCAATTGTGGAAGCGGTCGATACAGAACTCGATAACCGCATCCAACGACTGCGGGTGGATCTCCCGTCCAACGCCCCAGAACTCGTTGCCAAACTGAGAGAATCGAATATCAGCCTAGATGCTCATCCCGCGCGGAATGATGGAGCCATTTGGGGACTCTTGGGGAATTTAATTTTCCCGATTCTCTTAATTGCTGGCTTGTTCTTCCTGTTCCGTCGTTCTAGCAACATCACGGGTGGCCCCGGTCAAGCCATGAACTTCGGGAAATCCAAGGCAAGATTTCAAATGGAAGCCAAAACCGGCATTCTGTTCAACGATGTGGCTGGAATTGAAGAAGCCAAAGAAGAACTACAAGAGGTTGTAACCTTCCTCAAACAACCTGAACGGTTTACAGCGGTCGGTGCACGCATTCCCAAAGGGGTGCTGCTGGTTGGCCCTCCAGGTACCGGAAAAACCCTCTTAGCAAAAGCGATCGCAGGTGAAGCCGGAGTCCCCTTCTTCAGCATCTCCGGTAGTGAATTTGTGGAAATGTTCGTCGGGGTGGGTGCCTCCCGCGTCCGTGACTTGTTCAAAAAAGCGAAAGAAAACGCCCCCTGCCTCGTGTTTATCGATGAAATTGACGCGGTTGGCAGACAGCGTGGCGCAGGAATCGGCGGTGGTAACGATGAACGAGAGCAAACCCTCAACCAGTTGCTCACGGAAATGGATGGTTTTGAAGGCAATACCGGGATTATCATCATCGCCGCCACGAACCGCCCAGATGTTCTGGATACCGCTTTGTTACGTCCCGGACGTTTCGATCGCCAAGTAATTGTTGATGCCCCTGACATGAAGGGACGGGTGGGAATCTTGGATGTTCACGCCCGGAACAAGAAACTTGCGCCGGAAGTTTCGATCGAAGCGATCGCACGACGGACTCCTGGATTTACTGGTGCTGACTTAGCCAACCTGCTCAACGAAGCCGCTATTCTCACCGCCCGACGCCGCAAAGAAGCGATCACCATGCTGGAAATCAACGACGCTGTTGACCGCGTTGTCGCGGGCATGGAAGGTACACCCCTGGTGGATAGCAAGAGCAAGCGCTTGATTGCTTACCACGAAATTGGACATGCGATCGTGGGAACCCTGATTAAAGACCACGACCCTGTACAAAAAGTTACCTTAATTCCTCGTGGACAAGCTCAAGGTCTGACTTGGTTTACGCCCAACGAGGAGCAAGGCTTAATCACCAGAGCACAACTCAAAGCTCGGATTTCAGGAGCTTTGGGCGGTAGAGCCGCAGAAGAAGAGATTTTTGGGTATTCCGAAGTGACGACCGGTGCCGGTGGTGACTTACAACAAGTCACTGGCATGGCACGGCAAATGGTCACCCGGTTTGGCATGTCGGATTTAGGCCCGATGTCCCTAGAAAGCCAAGAAGGAGAAGTCTTCCTGGGCGGTGGCTTGACGTCGAGAGCGGAGTATTCTGAAGTCATTGCTTCACGAATTGATGAGCAAGTTCGCGTGATTGTTGAGCATTGCCACGACGATGCACGCCGGATTATTCGGGATAATCGGGTGGTGATTGACCGCTTGGTGGATCTGTTGATTGAAAAGGAAACGATTGACGGTCAAGAGTTCCGTCAAATTGTTGCGGAGTACACAGATGTGCCTGACAAAGAGCAATACGTGCCTCAGCTATAA
- a CDS encoding CapA family protein — MLSKQDEPKGIALFKQKIRSRTSLLIVLGILSFVLGIGYSLIHRSPDDLEYAEVEEYTEVEAKSNIPATSKSPSVPSKVNIKIKAVGDIVPGTNYPTNRLHPDKKVLFQSVKPLLQGADFLFGNFESTLTNYPHSSKGVGGGLIVPFRTPPSYTQILKEAGFDIMSVANNHSYDFYAQGFRDTIQNLEKSGIKAVGKKSQILIAHYQGVSIAWIGFSYLDYHNSINNLARAKALVQKASKRADIVVISVHAGAEGTDAMRVRNKTEVFARENRGNLVKFSHTLIDNGADLILGHSPHVPRAIELYKGKFIAYSLGNFLGYRTLSTQAELAYSLVLEVELNNKGDFKSGKIIPVHLNRQGIPYPDRKGRSIKLIRQLTQLDFPKTALTIKSNGQILRK, encoded by the coding sequence TTGTTATCTAAACAAGATGAACCCAAGGGTATTGCCCTGTTTAAGCAAAAAATTCGCAGCAGAACTTCTCTATTAATCGTTCTGGGTATCCTAAGTTTTGTTCTGGGCATAGGCTATAGCTTGATTCACCGCTCCCCAGATGACCTCGAATACGCTGAAGTCGAGGAGTACACTGAAGTTGAGGCGAAATCTAACATCCCTGCCACATCCAAATCTCCTAGCGTTCCATCAAAAGTTAATATCAAAATCAAAGCGGTGGGAGATATTGTCCCAGGCACTAATTATCCAACCAATCGACTTCATCCAGACAAAAAGGTACTCTTTCAATCGGTTAAGCCTCTACTCCAAGGCGCTGATTTTTTATTCGGAAACTTTGAAAGTACATTAACCAACTATCCTCACTCTTCTAAAGGTGTAGGAGGTGGATTAATAGTGCCTTTCCGCACGCCTCCGAGTTATACCCAGATATTGAAAGAAGCTGGGTTTGATATCATGAGCGTTGCCAATAACCATTCCTATGATTTCTATGCTCAGGGATTTAGAGATACCATTCAAAATCTGGAAAAATCTGGAATTAAAGCCGTTGGTAAAAAAAGCCAAATTTTGATAGCTCATTATCAAGGTGTATCGATTGCTTGGATTGGCTTTAGCTACCTTGACTATCACAATTCCATCAATAATTTAGCCAGAGCTAAAGCTCTGGTACAAAAAGCAAGCAAGCGTGCTGATATTGTGGTGATTTCAGTTCATGCCGGTGCAGAGGGAACGGATGCGATGCGTGTCCGAAATAAAACAGAAGTTTTCGCGAGGGAAAATCGGGGCAATCTGGTGAAGTTTTCCCACACCCTGATTGATAACGGTGCCGATCTAATTTTGGGTCATAGTCCTCATGTTCCCAGAGCTATAGAGCTTTACAAAGGCAAATTTATCGCCTATTCTCTGGGAAATTTTCTGGGATACCGCACCCTTTCCACTCAAGCCGAACTAGCCTACTCTCTGGTTTTAGAAGTGGAATTGAATAATAAGGGAGATTTTAAATCTGGCAAAATTATCCCTGTTCACCTGAACCGACAAGGTATACCTTATCCTGATCGTAAAGGTCGGAGTATCAAACTCATTCGCCAACTAACTCAGCTCGATTTTCCCAAGACAGCCCTAACCATCAAAAGCAATGGTCAAATCCTGCGGAAGTAA
- a CDS encoding pentapeptide repeat-containing protein → MASSSPLNFANQDLRNRSFKGQNLNGADFSGCDLRGCDFSHALLQGANFERVKTGQTPRQFIPSVVLAVVVALISANSFSQMIFGLLGRTPAEGGWSFVIALGVSLAISGTFSGLRVVMPPKSLARRIATIVSGAMSGALLGFFYGGSTTDNNVQFAIAGAVLAGLLMALICLRVRHPLVAVAVAAAGAVAGYGFAFFIGATAIAYLSVQKFVLGVFWGALSLGYIGLTMNSLTLVVQEIRHGCGTSFRRADLTNAKFNRAILQNTDFSSAVGFNNSDYS, encoded by the coding sequence ATGGCAAGCTCATCCCCACTTAATTTTGCGAATCAGGACTTGCGAAACCGCTCGTTCAAGGGTCAGAACCTAAATGGAGCAGACTTTAGCGGTTGTGATCTTCGTGGTTGTGATTTTAGCCATGCTCTGTTGCAGGGAGCTAATTTTGAGCGAGTCAAAACGGGTCAAACCCCTAGGCAGTTCATCCCTTCTGTGGTACTTGCTGTGGTCGTAGCTTTAATATCAGCAAATTCATTCAGTCAAATGATTTTTGGGCTTTTGGGTCGAACACCCGCAGAGGGAGGTTGGTCTTTTGTGATTGCTTTAGGCGTCAGTTTGGCGATTTCTGGGACGTTTTCAGGGCTGAGAGTGGTGATGCCTCCTAAGTCGCTGGCGAGGCGTATCGCGACGATTGTGTCGGGTGCGATGTCGGGGGCGTTACTGGGTTTTTTCTATGGAGGAAGTACCACGGACAATAATGTCCAATTTGCGATCGCTGGGGCAGTATTGGCAGGATTACTCATGGCGCTCATTTGTTTGAGAGTTCGCCACCCGCTTGTAGCCGTTGCGGTTGCTGCTGCCGGAGCCGTTGCTGGATATGGCTTTGCCTTCTTCATCGGAGCAACGGCGATCGCTTATTTGAGTGTACAAAAGTTCGTTTTGGGAGTTTTTTGGGGTGCTTTATCCCTAGGCTACATCGGTTTAACGATGAATTCTCTCACCCTGGTGGTTCAAGAAATTAGACATGGGTGCGGGACATCTTTTAGAAGGGCGGACTTAACCAACGCTAAGTTTAATAGAGCCATCCTGCAAAACACTGATTTTTCAAGTGCGGTCGGTTTTAACAATTCTGACTATAGCTAA
- a CDS encoding phosphodiester glycosidase family protein: protein MNHRYQIGIKQLLLAGGTGLLLLPLILYGWLHFQRPPRTTQERSLFQGIVYKREVRSTPRPLMIHIVSIDLTSPGVKLLVTPGTSAPEKTKVPTEINARTTSEFLKEFKLQLAINASFFFPFREVTPWDYYPRSGDRANVVGQAISNGASYSSHESDLPVLCLITSQGRNRVQLSKGKACPKGTVQAVTGNQLLVEGGNPVGLSVKANDRNRPYPRVAVAMDKAGEKLWLIAIDGKHPLYSEGATLAELTKIIVDLGADSALNLDGGGSTTLVAATSAGATVLNAPAHTKLPMRERPVANHIGFYALPIPE from the coding sequence ATGAATCATCGATACCAGATTGGCATAAAGCAATTGTTGCTGGCAGGGGGAACCGGACTCTTACTATTGCCCCTAATACTCTACGGGTGGCTCCATTTCCAACGCCCACCCCGAACAACTCAAGAGCGATCGCTATTTCAAGGCATTGTCTACAAACGCGAGGTTCGCTCAACACCCCGTCCGTTGATGATTCATATCGTTAGCATTGACTTAACATCACCCGGAGTTAAATTGCTGGTTACGCCAGGAACGTCTGCTCCGGAAAAGACAAAAGTCCCCACCGAAATCAACGCACGAACAACGTCAGAATTTCTCAAAGAGTTCAAGCTGCAATTAGCAATCAATGCCAGCTTCTTCTTTCCCTTTCGTGAAGTAACGCCGTGGGACTACTATCCCCGTAGTGGCGATCGCGCTAATGTAGTCGGACAAGCCATCTCAAATGGCGCGAGTTACTCCTCCCATGAGTCAGACTTGCCCGTATTGTGCTTGATCACGAGCCAAGGACGCAATCGCGTTCAACTCTCCAAGGGTAAAGCCTGCCCTAAAGGTACAGTTCAGGCTGTGACAGGGAATCAGCTCCTAGTTGAGGGTGGCAATCCTGTAGGCTTAAGTGTAAAAGCAAATGACAGAAACAGACCCTACCCGCGTGTTGCCGTGGCGATGGACAAAGCAGGTGAGAAACTTTGGCTGATTGCGATCGATGGCAAGCATCCGCTTTATAGCGAAGGAGCAACGCTAGCAGAGCTGACCAAAATTATTGTGGATTTAGGCGCGGATTCAGCCTTAAATCTAGATGGTGGCGGTTCAACCACCTTAGTCGCAGCCACTTCAGCAGGAGCAACCGTGTTAAATGCTCCCGCTCATACCAAGCTACCCATGCGTGAACGTCCAGTTGCCAATCACATAGGATTTTACGCCTTACCGATACCTGAGTAG
- a CDS encoding alpha/beta hydrolase-fold protein, protein MNGRLLARPTQPTGTAPVGLQPLGLSTKRDGLLYVPKNYQASRPAPLVVMLHGAGGDARGGLTPFQNLADAAGLILLAPASHRQTWDVLYGEYGSDITLLDQALAQTFSRYAVDSNHIAIEGFSDGASYALSVGITNGDLFTHVIAFSPGFMAPASQVGTPRMFISHGTRDSVLPIDVCSRKIVPQVQRAGYDVLYREFDGPHTIPPAIADSALDWFTA, encoded by the coding sequence ATGAACGGACGTCTGCTGGCGCGACCAACGCAGCCGACGGGTACAGCACCAGTCGGTTTGCAACCCTTGGGACTTTCCACCAAGCGCGACGGGCTCCTCTACGTACCCAAAAACTACCAAGCTTCCCGACCCGCACCACTGGTGGTGATGCTGCACGGCGCAGGCGGCGACGCACGCGGCGGTCTGACTCCGTTCCAAAATCTTGCCGATGCGGCTGGACTCATCTTGCTGGCACCTGCTTCACACCGACAGACGTGGGATGTACTGTATGGTGAGTACGGTTCCGATATCACCTTGCTCGACCAGGCACTGGCGCAGACGTTCAGCCGTTACGCTGTGGACTCCAATCACATTGCGATCGAGGGCTTCTCGGACGGGGCTTCCTATGCTCTAAGTGTCGGCATCACCAACGGCGACTTGTTCACCCATGTCATAGCGTTCTCGCCGGGGTTTATGGCACCAGCTTCACAGGTTGGCACACCGCGCATGTTCATTTCGCACGGCACGCGAGACTCGGTTTTACCGATCGACGTTTGCAGCCGTAAGATAGTGCCGCAGGTGCAGCGTGCTGGCTACGATGTGCTTTATCGGGAATTCGACGGCCCCCACACGATTCCCCCTGCGATCGCAGACTCCGCACTGGACTGGTTCACTGCGTAG
- a CDS encoding HAD-IIIA family hydrolase: MSLLLIDMDGTLREPLSGQQYFQHPQDQRIIEGAEIALRAYKDDWIIVGITNQGGVAAGHKSMQGCIQEQQYTLELFPELREIYFCPDFEGKKCFRVTRHNVHNHSQTKWSGQYRKPRSGMLQLAMIRHKHTPQNSLFVGDRPEDEQAAQRVGVSFQWAGDWIGQHQEAIAPNLTEVQ; encoded by the coding sequence ATGAGCTTATTACTAATAGACATGGATGGCACGCTCCGCGAACCACTCAGCGGACAGCAATATTTCCAACATCCCCAAGATCAACGCATTATTGAAGGTGCCGAGATTGCCCTTCGCGCCTACAAAGACGATTGGATTATTGTTGGCATCACCAACCAAGGCGGAGTTGCCGCAGGTCATAAGTCTATGCAAGGGTGCATCCAGGAACAGCAATACACCCTTGAGTTATTTCCAGAGTTGAGAGAAATCTACTTCTGCCCTGACTTTGAGGGCAAAAAATGTTTCCGCGTCACTCGTCACAATGTTCATAACCACAGCCAAACCAAGTGGTCTGGGCAGTACCGTAAACCGCGATCGGGTATGTTGCAACTCGCAATGATCAGACACAAACATACTCCGCAAAATTCGCTGTTTGTAGGCGATCGCCCCGAAGATGAACAAGCTGCCCAACGAGTAGGTGTATCCTTTCAGTGGGCCGGGGACTGGATCGGGCAACATCAAGAAGCGATCGCTCCCAATCTTACAGAAGTACAGTAA
- a CDS encoding hemerythrin domain-containing protein has product MVSTLDDTKRLAIATKLADMKAVQNLLINNEEKFIQDCTDDNIRSSLQDMLECDRKNLGVLDSAIVQYGVQSELKQTTQKLVEEVEKLMEGSELSLFEKVAQHELLKHKQTMTGLLIHKAAQVIGADIEAAIAPLNAVNFENRAHQEQLKGVLEMLGVRELTGQEPDQGLWGRVQDAAAALSGVAGSLITRTDDEMSIRDLLRMDHTKADTLFAEILGTNDPQKISEYFGQLYKDLKVHGTAEEQVLYPAIPPYYEHTQEIYQQTDEVMEMLDEIKPLEPASSEFKAKVEQLRTATRNHINQEEKDIFTLIRDNFSHEQQQQMATEFKTVKSQLQDQIAAANA; this is encoded by the coding sequence ATGGTATCGACTCTTGATGACACCAAGCGTCTTGCAATTGCCACAAAACTGGCAGATATGAAAGCAGTACAAAATTTGCTGATTAACAACGAGGAGAAATTCATTCAGGATTGCACTGATGATAATATTCGCTCTTCGCTACAGGATATGCTCGAATGCGATCGCAAAAACCTGGGTGTTCTCGATAGTGCGATCGTTCAGTACGGTGTCCAGAGTGAGCTTAAGCAAACAACTCAAAAGCTGGTTGAGGAAGTTGAGAAACTAATGGAAGGTTCTGAACTGAGTTTGTTTGAAAAAGTAGCTCAGCATGAATTGCTCAAGCACAAGCAGACGATGACTGGGCTGCTAATCCATAAGGCAGCCCAAGTAATTGGTGCTGATATTGAAGCTGCTATCGCTCCTTTAAATGCAGTTAACTTTGAAAACCGCGCTCATCAAGAGCAACTCAAAGGAGTTCTAGAGATGCTGGGCGTTCGCGAACTGACAGGACAAGAACCAGACCAAGGATTGTGGGGACGGGTTCAAGATGCTGCCGCCGCCTTATCAGGCGTAGCGGGTAGTCTGATAACCCGTACTGATGATGAGATGAGTATCCGCGACCTCCTCCGCATGGATCATACGAAAGCCGATACCTTATTCGCGGAAATTTTAGGTACTAACGATCCTCAAAAAATTTCAGAGTATTTTGGACAGCTCTACAAAGATTTAAAAGTGCATGGTACAGCCGAAGAACAAGTTCTCTACCCGGCAATTCCTCCATATTACGAACACACGCAGGAAATATACCAGCAAACTGACGAAGTAATGGAGATGTTAGATGAAATTAAGCCTCTAGAGCCTGCTTCATCTGAGTTTAAAGCAAAAGTTGAGCAGTTAAGAACGGCGACGCGAAATCACATCAATCAAGAAGAAAAAGATATATTCACCCTAATCAGGGACAACTTCAGCCACGAGCAGCAGCAGCAAATGGCTACCGAGTTCAAAACAGTTAAAAGCCAGCTACAAGACCAGATAGCTGCTGCCAATGCGTAA
- a CDS encoding Crp/Fnr family transcriptional regulator, with amino-acid sequence MSFSSPQAVNELLAALPEAEYQRLIPDLEYVSLLFKQVLYEVGEPIEYVYFPHGGIVSMLSTMEDGSQVEVGLVGNDGVVGIPAALGDNIATATAVVQVPGSAMRMKVSLLKTEFGRSGVLQSLLLRYIQALFALVTQNAACNRLHYLEARLARWLLLVCDRVESNELPLTHEFIAQMLGVRRAGVTEAANSLQQAGLIHYKRGKITILNRKELEAASCECYEIIKGEYARLLSIKHR; translated from the coding sequence ATGTCCTTTTCCTCGCCCCAAGCCGTCAATGAACTGCTAGCGGCTCTGCCAGAGGCTGAGTACCAACGTCTTATTCCTGATCTGGAGTACGTCTCGCTCCTTTTTAAGCAAGTTCTTTACGAGGTTGGTGAACCTATTGAATACGTCTATTTCCCCCATGGGGGAATCGTTTCTATGCTCTCCACTATGGAAGATGGCTCTCAGGTCGAAGTCGGCTTAGTGGGGAATGACGGAGTTGTAGGTATCCCCGCCGCTTTGGGAGACAACATCGCCACCGCAACCGCGGTGGTGCAGGTACCAGGTTCTGCCATGAGGATGAAGGTAAGCTTGCTAAAAACCGAGTTTGGGCGGAGTGGTGTACTGCAAAGTCTGCTGCTGCGGTATATACAAGCGCTATTCGCCTTAGTCACGCAAAACGCTGCCTGCAATCGCCTCCATTATCTGGAGGCCAGACTTGCACGTTGGCTACTGCTCGTCTGTGACCGTGTCGAGTCAAACGAGTTGCCCCTGACTCATGAATTTATCGCCCAGATGCTGGGTGTACGACGTGCGGGTGTCACGGAGGCGGCTAACAGCCTTCAACAGGCAGGACTGATTCACTACAAACGTGGCAAAATTACCATCCTGAATCGCAAGGAATTGGAAGCCGCCTCGTGTGAGTGTTATGAAATCATCAAGGGCGAGTACGCTCGGTTGCTAAGCATTAAACACCGTTGA